NNNNNNNNNNNNNNNNNNNNNNNNNNNNNNNNNNNNNNNNNNNNNNNNNNNNNNNNNNNNNNNNNNNNNNNNNNNNNNNNNNNNNNNNNNNNNNNNNNNNNNNNNNNNNNNNNNNNNNNNNNNNNNNNNNNNNNNNNNNNNNNNNNNNNNNNNNNNNNNNNNNNNNNNNNNNNNNNNNNNNNNNNNNNNNNNNNNNNNNNNNNNNNNNNNNNNNNNNNNNNNNNNNNNNNNNNNNNNNNNNNNNNNNNNNNNNNNNNNNNNNNNNNNNNNNNNNNNNNNNNNNNNNNNNNNNNNNNNNNNNNNNNNNNNNNNNNNNNNNNNNNNNNNNNNNNNNNNNNNNNNNNNNNNNNNNNNNNNNNNNNNNNNNNNNNNNNNNNNNNNNNNNNNNNNNNNNNNNNNNNNNNNNNNNNNNNNNNCTGGTAAAATTACACatggtgctgctcgccagttctgttagcttgaacttggcttgacacgctaggTACCGCGTATCTAGATACACATCACCTAAGTAAACAAGACATGAGGCAATCCTTTATTTCATGATTTAAAATTAAGGGGCCCAGATGCTTTTAATTGTATGGAGTATTATCCAGATAAATACTAGGTACTATTGATATGACCCATGATGACCCAGTAACGGACAATGAGTCTTATGAGATTGAAAATAAGGGATACCTAGTCATTTATATCATTCAACTTAAGTACAATAGGTTTAAAATAAGAATGAAGTGTCCATGACGATTGTCAGCTTAAAGTATCCAACACTGGTACCATTATCTACCCTACATTTGGTagcagtcaagtgtaaaaatatgaacttattcagttttcttattttgtttatttatatctttgtGTTGTAGAAGTTTTCATCGTATTTTTTTCCTATCTACCTATTCTGCCTGCGCAGCGGTATTGTGGTCGAAAAGGTCTCTTTACTAATGAAACGACGTTCAGTAAGGCCTTTACAGTCGTGCGTGCGGTGAAAAACGCctttaccacagaataagtaatagtactaaGGCGCTTGACATCATACTACGTACGCTGGCTCTGGCGGCGCTGCGCTGTGGTGGGTGAAAAATCCACAGTGACCAAGCGAAATTCAACAGCAGTGTTGCCAACGTAGGCGATTTGACGCCAATTGGGCTACTCGGGATGGAAATCGGCGACGTAAAATTCTAAATGGCGACTGATCGCCTTTTAGGCTACTTGAAGGACAAGGTCTTTATCGTAGTTGAACAAAAGAATCACAACACAAATTTACATaagcacaagaaaaaaaattagagttTAAGTGGGATCAAAAAGAAAAGCGTggatgaatgaataaataaataattaaaaataacatgcaAAATTAGCAATAAAACTGAAcaagcgcagtgtagggttccgtactaatatttTGCATATCTAAGGTACTAATCttacagccccttagagttatgaaatttgacaccgGATATGGAATAGCTTAGACTACTTTTTTAGGCGACCTCAGTCAGGCACGGCTCACTCCGCGATTTTATCACAAAACATAAgttacagaaatcaatctacataaaAAGTGcactcgagcaacgcacacatagacactgttcacggacacgatatctcggaccagTTGggaccagtaccactaccatgagtttacagtgaccgtactcgatagcgacggcgtataTTATTTGTAGGGGTCCTGTACCTACAATTctctatacaaataatttacgccgtcgctatcgaatacggtcactgtaaactcatggtagcggtacagtgcgagcgcgagtgccatccgcttgagacacgcgtctgtgaacttttttgtgcaataatggagaatgcgaatttattacacaataaaaaaataatcgtgcatttcgccaaagtcgaaatcgtcgcaagatattttctgtgacaaatttgtaatataacaatgacaaacattaaaatattttagttattattaatttatttcccaTTCATCCCGTTTCACTCTCAATaataaatccaacaactagatacgagtgtcactaccacgatagtttttttgtgcataagccatagttgacttTTGCGGAACTTCGATTCCATCGGACTTTTGTTCtgtttaggattttttttatttatatttttactaggGTCTCCCATGAGTATTCTTATCTAAGTCAAACTATAATTTCACGAAAGAACGATCAAGTTTTAGATAATTAGATACTAAATAATAtgctatttaaaagtaaaatctgTGTAACAATATCTCTAGTTTCATTTTGTTTGCGATTACATAAAGACCTTTTTTTTCGTGGTGCTAGTGATTCCGAGTAGGAGAAACCagttgaataatttaaaaaaaaattgagcgtCATTCAAAGTGGAAATACCCAGTTAATCAATCATACAAAACGACTGATCGGAAAAAGTTCCGTTGTGACACAATAATAATTGAATGGTTCATTTTCGTGTCACACCGGAAAAAAAGCAATGTATCGGAACTTTTCGGAACTTTTACGGACGAATTTCGGACCAAAACGAAATCTGGTCCTGGCAACACTGGTTTTCTTTCTCGATTGATCGGCCATCGCGTAAGGAAAGGAAGGAAGCGCGCGCGCCCGACGCTGCCGGTGTGTTCAGTTCAGTGTTCTCGTTTGTTTGAGACCTAGTTTGGGTAAGTGTTGTTTCAATTTTTCAATTCAACATTAAGTATATGACTAATTTCCGTAAGTATTGTGGGATTTGAAACTGgccattatttatattttcgttGGTAACTGGACCAAgtcagaataataataattgtgctCGACACGATAGAGGCCACTTAATAAATGAAGAAAGAATACACTATGTCAACGATAGTTACATTACAGTAGGTATTTGATCATAGTATTTTGGCGGTGAACAACTTGTCCGTTACCTACCTACTGGATATACAGTTTCTTGTTAGTTCCTAACTGACAAACAAATCcctgaaataacaaaaaaacgcTCACACTACAAACGCCCAAGCTAGGTGCCCGCCAGTCTGCTGCGCCGTATGCTTAACCATCTCTTTCGACCAACAGATTCCCTTCAATTCCGAGACCTGCCAGCTTCGATCTCGTTCATCAAAGCCTGCCAGCCAATTCGTAACATCAAATACCTATGGCAGACCAATATACAGTTGATTTACTCTCAAAATGGGGCTGCACTGATTTGATTGATACATTTCGAGGTAAGTATCAGTGTGATTGTATTGATTGTGAGAAGTtttgatacctacctacttaagaaCCAGTGGCGGAATTGGAATGTgtcattttttacataaatgtaCTTGCTCCGAGTactaatcgttgatcggagACTTACTGCATTATTTTAAGTAGCATGATTGGCATGGTATTAACTAACTACCTAAATTAACTGGTGTGTTTGCATTTTATGTACTCTGGTTTGTTATTACTTATTCAAGATGCTAGGATTGACGCTGTTGCTTTGGGGCTACTGAAAGAAAACGACATATCATCAATCCCATTAATCGGAGATAGAGTAAAGTTCCAAGCTAATTTGTCTATGTGGAAGGCTGACAATCAATCAGTGATAGTTGGGGTTGGTGGTTTTCccttatttcaaaataataaataacaggtGTCCACATAATAGGAAGTGatgttaaaaacttatttttatcttatGGATAAACATTGGTATCAACAATCGAATTTCATGGCACTTGGTACggtagcaaaataaaaatacatttaaatatttgaataatgtttaatttattgttttgtttttacactCAATCATACTGCGGTAAACTGTACATAGATATACTAAAAAAGGGTATAAATTCTAAATATGTCATAAAACCTTATACTCATTTCGGattcaaaaaacaataaatctaataacaaagtgtaaaaaaaactgcatgcaATATTTTCAATACTTGATTTACCTTCCATTAGTCAGTCAGTGACCTCAGTCAGTGTGGAAAggacttttaggggctgtttcaccatccattgattagtgttaactgacggttaaatgtgatgccgtctctatttgtcttgttcgaatagacggagacggcatcacatttaaccgtcagttaacactaatcaatggatggtgaaacagccccttagtcatttaaaatttacaaaaatgcaGATGTCAAAGATTGACAGCAAAATCCatggaaaaagtttttgtaATCTATTCTAACCCTTGAAACAATTTTAGagtccttttttatttatacaaaataaaggTTAAAAATACTAAGTGTATTTGTTTTTCTGCCGACCATACATTGCCATGAAAGTTAAACATTGATACTGATGTTTATGACATGAATCTATGTGCCTGATTGTGGtctctattatttattttcaagaatAGAATACAATACCAATGGTGGAAAAGAGCTTGAAGCAACATTTCTTGAATTATACAAGTGTTACCTACTCTCCTTTTTTGAGGATGATGACCTGTTGGAGACGCACTGGTGTTCCAGACCTTCGGAAGGCCTCTTGGACGTTCTATACCTTCCATACTTAACTTTCTTTAAAACAGCTAAACCAGGTTAGTGACtcctttttttacaagcttttctttaacttgccctgtttatttatttattattttgggtCTTTCATAAGTGCCTCAAAAGTTACATATAGTTTTGTTGTTACATAATTTTGTGTAAACTAGTGATTGGGATATAGCGAAAGGTGATTATGATCACAACTGggactttgtttttttttttaaattatgatgtatttttcttttatcgCATAGAACACatcaaaatagacaaaaattaattcattaaataactgaaaacctggaTTGCAAGGAACTGAGGAGTATGAAGTTGTGACTTTCGACGTGCAAGCAGAAGATCAACCTGAGCCTGACCGAGATAAAGTTAGTAAAATTTTCTAAGACCCATTTGTGCCAACACTTATGGGGAGAGGTAACTTCAATAGGTTGACAATAGTCCtgcttaatattttaataaatatttttatcattcttGATGCATTAATTTGTCTATTTTCTATTTTGGATCGGGGTATACCAAAGGGGGTCCCAATACGGAACTTAAAAATTTCCGATACTGAGATAGAATTCGAGGTTATTAAATTTtgatgttttacttttttttagataaaatctATATTACAAAAAACTCACAGAGGACGGGCTTTACTCATAAGCGAAGGAGCTACTAAGGGCCTCTTGGATTCAAACCAGATAAAGGAATTGGCCCATTTAATGTTAGATTCAGTGCTAGACATAGATCCGGACACCCAGCTGAAGTGGAGTGATTTCCAGTCATGGGCACGAGACGAGGGATTGCGGAACTTTTTAAAAAGGAATCGCCAGTCGTCTACTATGCCGCATATATTGCTGTAAGCTATTATTTTTCTTCCTTTTATACCAATTTGCACTaagtagttaaataaaatgGTAGAGTAGTGGCCGTCCATATATTAGTCATCTAAAGAATCCCTTTCCCTCGTAAAAACTAACATCATTTCCATTTACTTTATTGTTTATCACAAATTAATCAACATTTTGTCCTTACTTTTTACCTCAAAACGCTAAAATTAAGTCTAAATAGAAAAATCAAGATATGTCATGTAATATTAGGACGTGTTTTGCAACACTGAGTCAactcactgtcattttgcaatacaatgtcaactgttaaaattattttctaagggttgacattgtattgcagaattaataggggaataaagatattttgacttgacttgagtTAACATTGAAATTTTTTCAGGAAAAAAGAAGCTTAAATTACTACTTAGGCCTGAAATGTACACCAAATTATCACACTAGTCAAATTGTTAATGACCTTTCACATAATGTTTTATTGTAGGGAGGGCCCTTTCAAGCAAAAAGAAACGCTTCAGGTATATTGTATAATACATACCTAGGAAGAGGAAGAACCTTATCAGAAGAAAAGTAACAAAGCCCTTCCGGAAACGACGCGCTGCTAGCGAATCCAGTGATCTATCCTCTGACGTAGAACCTGCTAGGCCATTATGTCCTATTGACTTATCTGTTATTGACGAATGTAAGTTTTTATTAGACCAGTAATTATActcttacttacttattacatATTCATACTTTTTTCGGTAcctatttttctctttttcaaaaatgattttatttcagCTGAGAGCGATCTTGTTGCGGAGGCTTTACAAATACTTGCGATTGCCGTCGAAGGAGCTACACCATGGAAGGAAATCGATAAGTTTTGGGCAATTACGGCGAAGGCGCGTCTTCAAAAGTTGTACAACAATAAGGGCACTCTCCTGGATTACTTGAATGAGTATCAGGTCCTCAAAGGCCCCAATGGTTACAAAATTCTCATAGCAGACTTCGATGGACTTTATCCCTCAACGGGCGCAGATATATTGCGTTCCT
This portion of the Choristoneura fumiferana chromosome 14, NRCan_CFum_1, whole genome shotgun sequence genome encodes:
- the LOC141435237 gene encoding uncharacterized protein isoform X1 — its product is MADQYTVDLLSKWGCTDLIDTFRDARIDAVALGLLKENDISSIPLIGDRVKFQANLSMWKADNQSVIVGDDDLLETHWCSRPSEGLLDVLYLPYLTFFKTAKPEHIKIDKN
- the LOC141435237 gene encoding uncharacterized protein isoform X2 encodes the protein MADQYTVDLLSKWGCTDLIDTFREYNTNGGKELEATFLELYKCYLLSFFEDDDLLETHWCSRPSEGLLDVLYLPYLTFFKTAKPEHIKIDKN